In Malus sylvestris chromosome 16, drMalSylv7.2, whole genome shotgun sequence, the following are encoded in one genomic region:
- the LOC126608993 gene encoding probable inactive purple acid phosphatase 1 isoform X1, with translation MRRLKYFCLAVHLVLLATLQVQDVESHGDQPLSKIAVHKAVSSLHSHAYVKASSAVLGLQGQYVEWLTLEFSSPHPSNDDWIGVFSPANFSASTCPAETKSSSAPFLCSAPIKYQYANYTSPRYKDTGKGSLKLQLINQRSDFAFALFSGGLSEPKLVAVSNKVAFANPKAPVYPRLAQGKLWNEMTVTWTSGYDIVEATPFVEWGIKGEDRVKSPAGTLNFDRNTMCGAPAKTVGWRDPGFIHTAFLKELWPNTVYTYKVGHRLPNGSHILSQEYKFRASPYPGQNSVQRVVIFGDMGKDEADGSNEYNQYQRGSLNTTKQLIQDLEKIDIVFHIGDICYANGYLSQWDQFTAQVEPIASAVPYMIASGNHERDWPGSGSFYGNMDSGGECGVLAQTMFYVPAENRAKFWYSTDYGMFRFCIADTEHDWREGTEQYKFIEECLASVDRQKQPWLIFLAHRVLGYSSASFYVAEGSFEEPMGRESLQKLWQKYKVDLAVYGHVHNYERSCPIYQVRQKLYTLLGCDCYMLIFDSKLDRHCISLWQNICTSKEKHNYKGNLNGTIHVVAGGGGASLATFAPVQTEWSIFKDYDYGFVKLTAFDRSNLLFEYKKSRDGKVYDSFRISREYKDILACSVDSCPSTTLAS, from the exons ATGAGAAGGTTGAAATATTTCTGCTTGGCAGTTCATTTGGTTCTTCTTGCAACTCTTCAAGTTCAAGATGTGGAGTCTCATGGAGATCAGCCTTTGTCAAAGATTGCTGTTCACAAGGCAGTGTCTTCCCTGCATTCCCATGCTTATGTGAAGGCCTCCTCTGCAGTTCTTGGGCTCCAG GGGCAATATGTGGAATGGTTGACATTGGAGTTCAGTTCTCCACACCCTTCAAATGATGACTGGATTGGAGTGTTTTCTCCTGCCAATTTCAG TGCTTCGACCTGCCCTGCGGAAACTAAAAGCTCTTCTGCTCCATTTTTATGTTCAGCACCTATAAAG TACCAGTATGCGAACTACACTAGTCCTAGGTACAAAGATACCGGGAAAGGCTCCTTGAAACTGCAGTTGATTAACCAGAGATCAGATTTCGCTTTTGCACTATTCTCGGGTGGTTTATCAGAG CCGAAGCTGGTGGCAGTGTCAAATAAAGTTGCATTCGCAAATCCGAAGGCTCCAGTTTATCCACGCCTAGCGCAAGGAAAATTGTGGAATGAA ATGACTGTAACATGGACAAGTGGATATGACATCGTGGAAGCAACCCCTTTTGTTGAGTGGGGTATAAAAGGAGAAGACCGTGTGAAATCCCCAGCTGGGACATTGAACTTCGACCGCAACACCATGTGTG GTGCACCGGCAAAGACCGTGGGGTGGCGAGATCCTGGATTTATACACACTGCTTTTCTGAAGGAATTGTGGCCCAACACAGT GTACACCTACAAGGTTGGACACAGATTGCCTAATGGTTCCCATATTTTGAGTCAAGAATACAAGTTCAGAGCATCTCCATATCCTGGTCAAAATTCTGTTCAACGCGTTGTCATCTTCGGTGACATGGGAAAG GATGAAGCTGATGGATCCAATGAATATAACCAATACCAGCGTGGCTCTCTCAACACTACTAAGCAGCTAATCCAAGACTTAGAGAAAATTGATATCGTTTTCCACATTGGAGATATATGTTACGCAAATGGATACCTTTCGCAGTGGGATCAATTCACAGCACAGGTTGAGCCGATAGCATCTGCTGTTCCGTACATGATCGCAAG CGGTAATCATGAGCGTGACTGGCCAGGCTCAGGATCCTTCTATGGGAACATGGATTCAGGCGGGGAATGCGGTGTCTTGGCCCAGACCATGTTTTATGTCCCTGCTGAAAACAGGGCTAAGTTCTG GTATTCCACTGACTATGGCATGTTCCGGTTCTGCATTGCGGACACAGAACATGATTGGAGAGAGGGAACAGAGCAATACAAGTTCATTGAGGAGTGCCTAGCATCAGTCGATAGACAAAAGCAACCATGGCTGATCTTTCTGGCTCATCGGGTGCTAGGTTATTCTTCTGCAAGCTTTTATGTCGCCGAAGGATCGTTTGAGGAACCAATGGGAAGGGAAAGCCTTCAGAAATTATGGCAGAAGTACAAAGTTGACCTCGCTGTATACGGCCATGTGCACAACTACGAAAGGAGTTGCCCCATTTATCAGGTACGCCAAAAACTCTACACATTACTTGGCTGTGACTGTTATATGTTGATCTTTGATTCGAAATTGGACCGTCATTGTATTTCCCTTTGGCAGAATATCTGCACCAGTAAGGAGAAGCACAATTACAAGGGTAACTTGAATGGCACGATACATGTGGTTGCTGGTGGCGGAGGAGCGAGTCTTGCAACCTTTGCTCCCGTTCAAACGGAATGGAGTATCTTCAAGGACTATGATTACGGGTTTGTCAAACTTACAGCGTTTGATCGCTCGAACCTATTGTTCGAGTACAAGAAGAGCAGGGACGGAAAGGTCTACGATTCGTTCAGAATATCAAGGGAGTACAAGGACATCTTGGCCTGCTCTGTTGATAGTTGCCCGAGTACAACTCTGGCATCTTGA
- the LOC126608993 gene encoding probable inactive purple acid phosphatase 1 isoform X2, with protein MRRLKYFCLAVHLVLLATLQVQDVESHGDQPLSKIAVHKAVSSLHSHAYVKASSAVLGLQGQYVEWLTLEFSSPHPSNDDWIGVFSPANFSASTCPAETKSSSAPFLCSAPIKYQYANYTSPRYKDTGKGSLKLQLINQRSDFAFALFSGGLSEPKLVAVSNKVAFANPKAPVYPRLAQGKLWNEMTVTWTSGYDIVEATPFVEWGIKGEDRVKSPAGTLNFDRNTMCGAPAKTVGWRDPGFIHTAFLKELWPNTVYTYKVGHRLPNGSHILSQEYKFRASPYPGQNSVQRVVIFGDMGKDEADGSNEYNQYQRGSLNTTKQLIQDLEKIDIVFHIGDICYANGYLSQWDQFTAQVEPIASAVPYMIASGNHERDWPGSGSFYGNMDSGGECGVLAQTMFYVPAENRAKFWYSTDYGMFRFCIADTEHDWREGTEQYKFIEECLASVDRQKQPWLIFLAHRVLGYSSASFYVAEGSFEEPMGRESLQKLWQKYKVDLAVYGHVHNYERSCPIYQNICTSKEKHNYKGNLNGTIHVVAGGGGASLATFAPVQTEWSIFKDYDYGFVKLTAFDRSNLLFEYKKSRDGKVYDSFRISREYKDILACSVDSCPSTTLAS; from the exons ATGAGAAGGTTGAAATATTTCTGCTTGGCAGTTCATTTGGTTCTTCTTGCAACTCTTCAAGTTCAAGATGTGGAGTCTCATGGAGATCAGCCTTTGTCAAAGATTGCTGTTCACAAGGCAGTGTCTTCCCTGCATTCCCATGCTTATGTGAAGGCCTCCTCTGCAGTTCTTGGGCTCCAG GGGCAATATGTGGAATGGTTGACATTGGAGTTCAGTTCTCCACACCCTTCAAATGATGACTGGATTGGAGTGTTTTCTCCTGCCAATTTCAG TGCTTCGACCTGCCCTGCGGAAACTAAAAGCTCTTCTGCTCCATTTTTATGTTCAGCACCTATAAAG TACCAGTATGCGAACTACACTAGTCCTAGGTACAAAGATACCGGGAAAGGCTCCTTGAAACTGCAGTTGATTAACCAGAGATCAGATTTCGCTTTTGCACTATTCTCGGGTGGTTTATCAGAG CCGAAGCTGGTGGCAGTGTCAAATAAAGTTGCATTCGCAAATCCGAAGGCTCCAGTTTATCCACGCCTAGCGCAAGGAAAATTGTGGAATGAA ATGACTGTAACATGGACAAGTGGATATGACATCGTGGAAGCAACCCCTTTTGTTGAGTGGGGTATAAAAGGAGAAGACCGTGTGAAATCCCCAGCTGGGACATTGAACTTCGACCGCAACACCATGTGTG GTGCACCGGCAAAGACCGTGGGGTGGCGAGATCCTGGATTTATACACACTGCTTTTCTGAAGGAATTGTGGCCCAACACAGT GTACACCTACAAGGTTGGACACAGATTGCCTAATGGTTCCCATATTTTGAGTCAAGAATACAAGTTCAGAGCATCTCCATATCCTGGTCAAAATTCTGTTCAACGCGTTGTCATCTTCGGTGACATGGGAAAG GATGAAGCTGATGGATCCAATGAATATAACCAATACCAGCGTGGCTCTCTCAACACTACTAAGCAGCTAATCCAAGACTTAGAGAAAATTGATATCGTTTTCCACATTGGAGATATATGTTACGCAAATGGATACCTTTCGCAGTGGGATCAATTCACAGCACAGGTTGAGCCGATAGCATCTGCTGTTCCGTACATGATCGCAAG CGGTAATCATGAGCGTGACTGGCCAGGCTCAGGATCCTTCTATGGGAACATGGATTCAGGCGGGGAATGCGGTGTCTTGGCCCAGACCATGTTTTATGTCCCTGCTGAAAACAGGGCTAAGTTCTG GTATTCCACTGACTATGGCATGTTCCGGTTCTGCATTGCGGACACAGAACATGATTGGAGAGAGGGAACAGAGCAATACAAGTTCATTGAGGAGTGCCTAGCATCAGTCGATAGACAAAAGCAACCATGGCTGATCTTTCTGGCTCATCGGGTGCTAGGTTATTCTTCTGCAAGCTTTTATGTCGCCGAAGGATCGTTTGAGGAACCAATGGGAAGGGAAAGCCTTCAGAAATTATGGCAGAAGTACAAAGTTGACCTCGCTGTATACGGCCATGTGCACAACTACGAAAGGAGTTGCCCCATTTATCAG AATATCTGCACCAGTAAGGAGAAGCACAATTACAAGGGTAACTTGAATGGCACGATACATGTGGTTGCTGGTGGCGGAGGAGCGAGTCTTGCAACCTTTGCTCCCGTTCAAACGGAATGGAGTATCTTCAAGGACTATGATTACGGGTTTGTCAAACTTACAGCGTTTGATCGCTCGAACCTATTGTTCGAGTACAAGAAGAGCAGGGACGGAAAGGTCTACGATTCGTTCAGAATATCAAGGGAGTACAAGGACATCTTGGCCTGCTCTGTTGATAGTTGCCCGAGTACAACTCTGGCATCTTGA